The following are encoded together in the Asticcacaulis sp. genome:
- a CDS encoding TonB-dependent receptor, which yields MLIGLLSMAATAACAQDSQPPATDEATTQVIVKGEKRKATDRDVYEVDKDVQAADGTVADALNKVPGVAVDPAGNITLRGRHVEIYVDGHPSLILTGDNRSAALRAMPSRYISSIEVISTPGAQFGSQGSGGIINLVTSHGLPDSWSGTTGIRTISTGGIDSNAFLNWHTGKLTASGFLYYNHTVSDTASSQSLSPFDTTGLPLQTTDSQGVSHSVTGGPNASGNFEYEIGPDDRLRGQASFMQMRLRSGGVTRYTVYNASGLENPYTDENTGQMNMDSGTLGLGWTHYGKKPDETLRIDGILSRRGSDFSFQDQYSGGQQSFNAVQNRSETRTADFTLDYNTTVGDDQLSAGLQLTQAHETTRNSGTMAAFDSAFDYRQTLSAAYLTWQKEFGDKWTVLAGLRSETLELDTNLISSDTTGHVTDTRLNPSFFATYVMSPKARWRFSYAHRLQRPQPRDLNPYVAYINATHLSSGNPHLRPQETGAWEATYEYTDKGTSYTVRGFYNRDEHLITAASIAETDSAGNAIIRTMAVNSGTATAIGIAMNGNRRLSSKLYLNADITLQTMRVPDFGRSGSQSLTAINGSFGFGYTLSTKDNINFSFNSIGKRLTGQGYMSSFAYDNLSWSHSLTQKVQLSVYLSNILRMNKTFFVTDSNVLRSRSVTSPQSPTLSISLSRSFGGFSKP from the coding sequence ATGCTGATCGGCCTCCTGAGCATGGCGGCTACAGCCGCCTGCGCGCAGGACAGTCAGCCGCCCGCCACCGATGAAGCCACAACGCAAGTCATCGTCAAGGGCGAGAAACGCAAAGCAACGGACCGCGACGTTTATGAGGTCGACAAGGATGTCCAGGCCGCTGACGGCACAGTGGCCGACGCCCTGAACAAGGTGCCCGGCGTGGCGGTTGATCCCGCAGGCAACATTACCCTGCGCGGCCGACATGTCGAAATCTATGTCGACGGCCATCCGTCGCTCATCCTGACTGGTGATAATCGCAGCGCGGCGCTCAGGGCCATGCCATCGCGATATATTTCCTCGATCGAGGTAATATCCACGCCGGGCGCCCAGTTCGGTTCGCAAGGTTCCGGCGGCATCATCAATCTGGTAACGAGTCATGGCCTGCCCGACAGTTGGTCCGGCACAACCGGCATAAGGACTATATCGACGGGCGGAATCGATTCAAACGCCTTTCTCAACTGGCATACCGGCAAGCTGACGGCCAGCGGTTTTCTTTACTATAACCACACTGTGTCAGATACGGCGTCCAGCCAGAGCCTGAGCCCGTTTGATACCACAGGCCTGCCGCTTCAAACCACCGACAGCCAAGGCGTTTCCCATTCTGTCACGGGCGGCCCCAATGCCTCCGGTAATTTCGAATATGAGATTGGCCCCGATGACCGGCTGCGCGGCCAGGCCAGCTTCATGCAGATGAGGCTCCGCTCCGGCGGTGTGACACGCTACACGGTATATAATGCCAGCGGCCTGGAAAATCCGTATACGGACGAAAATACCGGGCAGATGAATATGGACAGCGGCACTCTGGGCCTCGGCTGGACCCATTACGGAAAAAAGCCGGACGAGACCCTCAGGATCGATGGCATTCTCTCCCGCCGGGGCAGCGATTTCAGCTTTCAGGACCAGTATTCGGGGGGCCAGCAGAGCTTTAATGCGGTGCAAAACCGAAGCGAAACCCGTACGGCGGATTTCACCCTCGATTACAACACGACCGTGGGCGACGACCAGTTGTCCGCCGGTCTGCAGCTGACCCAGGCGCACGAGACCACCCGCAACTCCGGCACAATGGCGGCGTTCGACAGCGCGTTCGACTACAGACAGACCCTGTCCGCCGCCTATCTCACCTGGCAGAAGGAGTTCGGTGACAAATGGACGGTGCTCGCAGGCCTGCGTTCCGAAACGCTTGAACTCGACACCAACCTGATCAGCTCGGACACCACCGGACATGTCACCGATACCCGCCTGAATCCCAGCTTTTTCGCTACCTATGTCATGTCGCCGAAAGCCCGGTGGCGGTTCAGCTATGCTCACCGCCTGCAAAGACCTCAGCCGCGCGACCTCAACCCTTACGTCGCCTATATCAACGCCACGCACCTGAGCTCAGGCAATCCGCACCTGCGTCCACAGGAAACCGGCGCCTGGGAGGCGACCTATGAATATACCGACAAAGGCACCAGCTATACGGTTCGCGGCTTCTATAACCGCGACGAACATCTCATCACCGCCGCGAGCATAGCCGAAACCGACAGCGCCGGCAACGCGATCATCAGGACCATGGCGGTGAATTCCGGCACGGCGACGGCCATTGGCATAGCAATGAACGGCAACCGCCGCCTGTCGTCGAAACTGTACCTGAACGCGGATATCACGCTCCAGACCATGCGGGTGCCGGATTTCGGCCGGTCCGGCTCACAGTCCCTGACCGCAATCAACGGCAGTTTCGGCTTCGGCTACACCCTCTCCACCAAGGACAATATCAACTTTAGCTTCAATAGTATCGGCAAACGCCTGACCGGCCAGGGCTACATGTCGTCCTTTGCCTACGATAACCTGTCCTGGAGCCACAGCCTCACACAGAAAGTGCAATTGAGCGTCTATCTGAGCAATATACTGCGCATGAACAAGACGTTTTTCGTCACCGACTCGAATGTCCTGCGTAGCCGCTCCGTGACAAGCCCGCAAAGCCCGACGCTGTCCATATCGCTGAGCCGCAGTTTTGGTGGGTTTTCCAAGCCATAA